Proteins from a genomic interval of Danio rerio strain Tuebingen ecotype United States chromosome 4, GRCz12tu, whole genome shotgun sequence:
- the si:cabz01071912.2 gene encoding uncharacterized protein si:cabz01071912.2 isoform X1, translated as MAFIKEESEDVEIEETFRVKQEDPQEQTDLLLPKKENQDLNKLKIEDPHSNHSIAGERSLRCPQTEKTFSQRANKCFECEKVFQSKKKFKEHMLTHFTDGCFTCQLCGRRCKNWRAFEHHMKVHTVEKPFSCQECPKTFAQKDNLKLHMKVHTGEKPFSCEQCPKTFARKDNLKLHMKVHTGEKPFTCQECGTTFARNDNLKSHIRVHTGEKPFTCPECGKSFIQQGILKVHMRIHTGEKPFTCQQCGKVFSHSLNLNIHMRVHTGEKPFTCKPCGKSFSQIGTLKLHMRTHTGEKPFSCQQCGKSFRVNMKLKNHMKVHTGEKLFTCQQCGVSFRVKKTLSSHMRVHASE; from the coding sequence ATCTGTTGTTACCAAAAAAGGAGAATCAGGATCTGAATAAATTGAAGATTGAAGATCCCCACAGTAATCATTCCATAGCTGGAGAGAGATCTTTGAGATGCCCGCAAACAGAAAAGACTTTCTCACAAAGAGCAAACAAATGTTTTGAGTGTGAAAAAGTTttccaatctaaaaaaaaatttaaagagcaCATGCTAACGCACTTTACAGATGGCTGTTTTACATGCCAGCTGTGTGGAAGGCGATGCAAAAACTGGAGAGCGTTTGAGCATCACATGAAAGTTCACACTGTGGAAAAACCTTTCAGCTGCCAAGAGTGTCCAAAGACTTTCGCTCAAAAGGATAACCTCAAACTCCACATGAaagttcacaccggagagaaaccgttcagCTGCGAACAGTGTCCAAAGACTTTCGCTCGAAAGGATAACCTCAAACTCCACATGAaagttcacactggagagaaaccgtttacGTGCCAAGAGTGCGGAACGACCTTTGCTCGAAATGATAATCTCAAAAGCCACATAAGAGTTCACACCGGGGAGAAGCCTTTCACCTGCCcagagtgtggaaagagcttcattCAACAAGGGATCCTTAAggtccacatgaggattcacactggagagaagcctttcaCTTGCCAACAGTGCGGAAAGGTTTTTTCTCACTCTTTAAACCTCAACatccacatgagagttcacaccggAGAAAAGCCTTTTACGTGTAAACcctgtggaaagagtttcagtcaaataGGGACCCTCAAGctccacatgagaactcacactggagaaaaaccctTCAGCTGCcagcagtgtggaaagagtttcagagtAAATATGAAGCTTAAGAATCACATGAAAGTTCACACCGGAGAAAAACTTTTCACCTGCCAGCAGTGCGGAGTGAGTTTCAGAGTTAAAAAGACCCTTTCTTCCCACATGAGGGTTCATGCATCGGAGTGA
- the si:cabz01071912.2 gene encoding uncharacterized protein si:cabz01071912.2 isoform X2, whose product MLTHFTDGCFTCQLCGRRCKNWRAFEHHMKVHTVEKPFSCQECPKTFAQKDNLKLHMKVHTGEKPFSCEQCPKTFARKDNLKLHMKVHTGEKPFTCQECGTTFARNDNLKSHIRVHTGEKPFTCPECGKSFIQQGILKVHMRIHTGEKPFTCQQCGKVFSHSLNLNIHMRVHTGEKPFTCKPCGKSFSQIGTLKLHMRTHTGEKPFSCQQCGKSFRVNMKLKNHMKVHTGEKLFTCQQCGVSFRVKKTLSSHMRVHASE is encoded by the coding sequence ATGCTAACGCACTTTACAGATGGCTGTTTTACATGCCAGCTGTGTGGAAGGCGATGCAAAAACTGGAGAGCGTTTGAGCATCACATGAAAGTTCACACTGTGGAAAAACCTTTCAGCTGCCAAGAGTGTCCAAAGACTTTCGCTCAAAAGGATAACCTCAAACTCCACATGAaagttcacaccggagagaaaccgttcagCTGCGAACAGTGTCCAAAGACTTTCGCTCGAAAGGATAACCTCAAACTCCACATGAaagttcacactggagagaaaccgtttacGTGCCAAGAGTGCGGAACGACCTTTGCTCGAAATGATAATCTCAAAAGCCACATAAGAGTTCACACCGGGGAGAAGCCTTTCACCTGCCcagagtgtggaaagagcttcattCAACAAGGGATCCTTAAggtccacatgaggattcacactggagagaagcctttcaCTTGCCAACAGTGCGGAAAGGTTTTTTCTCACTCTTTAAACCTCAACatccacatgagagttcacaccggAGAAAAGCCTTTTACGTGTAAACcctgtggaaagagtttcagtcaaataGGGACCCTCAAGctccacatgagaactcacactggagaaaaaccctTCAGCTGCcagcagtgtggaaagagtttcagagtAAATATGAAGCTTAAGAATCACATGAAAGTTCACACCGGAGAAAAACTTTTCACCTGCCAGCAGTGCGGAGTGAGTTTCAGAGTTAAAAAGACCCTTTCTTCCCACATGAGGGTTCATGCATCGGAGTGA
- the si:cabz01071911.4 gene encoding uncharacterized protein si:cabz01071911.4: MAFIKAESEDVEIQETFNHEDLEEQTDLLLPKKENQDLSKSKIENLDRNHFKTGKRSFRCPQPEKSSSQTTSKCYECEKVFQSRKNFKEHMQTHFTDGCFPCQLCGRRCINWRAFKDHMLVHTVEKPFSCQQCPKTFVRKDKLKIHMTVHTGEKPFSCEHCPKTFARKDNLRSHMKVHTEEKPFTCQECGKSFAQKAYLRTHIRVHTGEKPFTCQECGKSFVQQGVLKAHMKTHTGEKPYICHECGKVFSHSLNLNTHMRVHTGEKPFACQECGKSFVQQGLLKVHMRTHTGEKPYTCQQCGKVFSHSLNLNIHMRVHTGEKPFTCKPCGKSFSQIGTLKLHMRTHTGEKPFSCQQCGKSFRVKMNLKNHMKVHTGEKLFTCQQCGVSFRVKKTLSSHMKVHASE, translated from the exons ATGGCGTTTATTAAAGCGGAGAGTGAAGACGTAGAGATTCAAGAAACATTCAACCATGAAGATCtggaggaacaaacag ATCTGTTGTTACCAAAAAAGGAGAATCAAGATCTGAGTAAATCGAAGATTGAAAATCTGGACAGAAATCATTTCAAAACTGGAAAGAGATCTTTTAGATGCCCACAACCCGAAAAGTCTTCCTCACAAACAACAAGCAAATGTTACGAGTGTGAAAAAGTTTTCCAATCTAGAAAAAATTTCAAAGAGCACATGCAAACGCACTTTACAGATGGCTGTTTTCCATGCCAGCTGTGTGGAAGGAGATGCATAAACTGGAGAGCGTTTAAGGATCACATGCTAGTTCACACTGTAGAAAAACCTTTCAGCTGCCAACAGTGTCCAAAGACCTTTGTTCGAAAGGATAAACTCAAAATCCACATGAcagttcacaccggagagaaaccgttcagCTGCGAACATTGTCCAAAGACTTTTGCTCGAAAAGATAATCTCAGAAGCCACATGAAGGTTCACACTgaagagaaaccgttcacatgccAAGAGTGCGGAAAAAGTTTCGCTCAAAAAGCATACCTCAGAACGCACATAagagttcacaccggagagaagcctttcACCTGCCaagagtgtggaaagagcttcgtTCAACAAGGGGTCCTTAAAGCCCACATGaagactcacactggagagaagccttacATTTGCCATGAGTGCGGAAAGGTTTTTTCTCACTCTTTAAACCTTAATacccacatgagagttcacaccggagagaagcctttcGCCTGCCaagagtgtggaaagagcttcgtTCAACAGGGGCTCCTTAAAGTCCAcatgaggactcacactggagagaagccttacACTTGCCAACAGTGCGGAAAGGTTTTTTCTCACTCTTTAAACCTCAACatccacatgagagttcacactggagaaaagcctttTACGTGTAAACcctgtggaaagagtttcagccaaatAGGGACCCTCAAGctccacatgagaactcacactggagaaaaaccctTCAGCTGCCAGCAGTGCGGAAAGAGTTTCAGAGTAAAAATGAACCTTAAAAATCACATGAAAGTTCACACCGGAGAAAAACTTTTCACCTGCCAGCAGTGCGGAGTGAGTTTCAGAGTTAAAAAGACCCTTTCTTCCCACATGAAGGTTCATGCATCAGAGTGA
- the LOC100005965 gene encoding piggyBac transposable element-derived protein 4: MEFIKEEDVKIEETFLVKQEDPEEQTGKETTSIQIKVNVMRGLLEEYSTSRCPSTAGCPALETPLRLTDRHFPSLVPQTASQGSRTRRHCKVCLSGTRKDKRRRLTKYMCLQCNTPLCVVPCFEEYHTLKHY, translated from the exons ATGGAGTTTATTAAAGAAGAAGacgtgaagattgaagaaacgttCCTCGTCAAACAAGAGGATCctgaggaacaaacag GGAAAGAAACCACCTCCATCCAAATCAAGGTGAACGTAATGAGAGGTCTGCTGGAGGAGTACAGCACATCTCGATGTCCCTCTACAGCGGGCTGTCCTGCTTTAGAGACTCCTCTGCGCCTTACCGACAGGCACTTCCCATCTTTAGTACCTCAGACCGCTTCCCAGGGCAGCCGGACCAGACGACACTGCAAGGTCTGCCTTTCTGGGACACGCAAGGACAAGCGGAGACGCCTGACTAAATACATGTGCTTGCAGTGCAACACTCCCTTGTGTGTTGTCCCGTGCTTTGAGGAGTACCACACACTGAAGCATTATTAA
- the LOC100005923 gene encoding uncharacterized protein produces MRAENGHEEEGEDLRLAEVFSLKHKDPESQTDPIPLKGERKEQGEMELSDQYKHLGFVINDKSHTVSHFASKESGKSFDNAGSFKDHLKLLSGEKPFTCQECGCSYTTKGNLKVHMRVHSGEKTFNCPVCGNAYARKGSLDTHMRVHSGEKPFSCPMCGKNYSTKGNLDAHIRIHSGEKTFNCQVCGNNYSTKGNLKSHMRIHSRGKTGAGCQCGTCSVCQANLALHNTPHSGESFTCQECGKSYSTKGNLKVHMRIHSGEKPFACQECGRCCSTKGNLKVHMRIHSGEKPFSCVLCGSRFSTKGNLDVHMRVHSGEKPYACVQCGKCFKCQGNLSLHLIIHTGEKPFTCPQCGKRFNKKGILKSHMNVHNKETSKFYRTKRPFEFT; encoded by the coding sequence ACCCGATACCACTGAAAGGAGAAAGGAAAGAACAAGGAGAAATGGAATTGAGCGATCAGTACAAACATCTAGGTTTTGTAATTAATGACAAATCTCACACGGTCAGTCATTTCGCCAGCAAGGAAAGCGGGAAGAGTTTCGATAACGCAGGAAGCTTCAAAGACCACTTGAAACTTCTCTCTGGAGAGAAGCCGTTCACCTGCCAAGAGTGTGGATGTAGTTACACTACGAAAGGAAATCTTAaagttcacatgagagttcactcCGGTGAAAAAACCTTCAACTGCCCAGTGTGCGGAAACGCGTACGCTAGAAAAGGAAGCCTCGATACCCACATGAGGGTTCACTCCGGAGAAAAACCCTTCAGCTGTCCGATGTGTGGAAAGAATTACTCCACAAAAGGAAACCTCGATGCCCACATCAGAATTCACTCCGGAGAGAAGACGTTCAACTGCCAGGTGTGTGGGAATAACTACTCTACAAAAGGAAATCTGAAAAGCCACATGAGAATCCACTCTCGAGGGAAGACTGGCGCAGGTTGTCAGTGTGGCACATGCTCCGTTTGCCAAGCAAACCTTGCTCTCCATAACACGCCTCACAGCGGAGAGTCTTTCACTTGCCAGGAGTGCGGCAAAAGTTACAGTACGAAAGGAAATCTGAAggtccacatgagaattcactccggagagaagccgtttgcTTGCCAGGAGTGTGGAAGATGTTGCTCTACGAAAGGAAACCTGAAAGTCCACATGAGAATCCACTCCGGAGAGAAGCCGTTCTCCTGCGTGTTGTGTGGAAGTCGATTCAGCACAAAAGGAAACCTCGacgttcacatgagagttcactcGGGAGAGAAGCCTTACGCGTGTGTTCAGTGCGGAAAGTGCTTTAAATGCCAGGGAAACCTTTCTCTCCACTTGATAATTCACACGGGAGAGAAGCCGTTCACCTGCCCACAGTGCGGGAAAAGATTCAACAAGAAGGGAATCCTTAAAAGCCACATGAACGTCCACAACAAGGAGACCTCGAAATTTTATCGAACAAAGCGACCCTTCGAGTTCACTTGA